In one Oryza glaberrima chromosome 2, OglaRS2, whole genome shotgun sequence genomic region, the following are encoded:
- the LOC127761643 gene encoding uncharacterized protein LOC127761643, whose amino-acid sequence MMLETAKKFKEIFSETTTNSREITAEANKQADLLVNQIKHLTTDLPVPSIPAIPHILSAITPKPDAAELEHYGIIEDLCEFVKGMTTLPIPSSRVDADNLLHATASRHRLHSVASRAVDAQLS is encoded by the coding sequence ATGATGTTGGAGACGGCGAAGAAGTTCAAGGAGATCTTCTCAGAGACCACAACCAACTCACGGGAGATCACAGCGGAGGCCAACAAGCAGGCCGACCTCCTAGTCAACCAAATCAAGCACCTCACTACCGACCTTCCCGTCCCCTCCATCCCTGCGATCCCACATATCCTCTCCGCCATCACGCCGAAGCCAGACGCCGCAGAGCTCGAGCACTATGGCATCATCGAAGACCTCTGCGAGTTCGTCAAGGGCATGACTACGCTACCGATACCCTCCTCCCGAGTCGACGCCGACAACCTTCTCCATGCTACCGCCAGTCGCCACCGCTTGCACTCTGTGGCCTCACGCGCCGTGGACGCCCAATTGTCGTGA